In the Peribacillus sp. FSL H8-0477 genome, GGCAGTCGGCCAAGTTTTGTGTCTTCTTTGTCCTTCACCTACTGTTTCAGTTGTTTTTACGGCATACGCTCTTACTTGACCGTTATAACCTAATGCTTTTACTAAGTAATCATTCATGTTGTTACCCCCATTAATTCTATTTCTTCATTGTTCCCGATTTCTTTTATAGATAAGCATCAGCCCTTTTAATGTTAAAAAAGGATCCACTATATCAATTGCGTCCGATTCATTTGAGATCAAGCCAGCCATTCCTCCAGTTGCAATTACAGTCGGTTCTGTTTCACTTTGGGATTTGATTCTTGAGACAATCCCTTCAACTTGTCCGACATATCCATATAGAATACCCGATTGCATAGCAGAAACAGTGTTTTTACCAAGAATACCCTCAGGACGAGCAATTTCTATTCTAGGTAATTTCGCTGCTTTGGTATATAAGGCTTCTGTCGAAATTCCAATTCCGGGAGCAATGGCCCCTCCCATATAATGTTTCATTTCATTTATATAACAATAAGTTGTGGCAGTACCAAAATCGACAATGATTAATGGGCTTCCGTACTCATGAATTCCTGCTACGGCATTCACAATCCGGTCCGCACCGACTTCTCTAGGATTGTCGTACTTTATATTTAACCCTGTTTTCACACCTGGTCCAACAACCAGCGGTTTCATACCAAAGTACTTAAGACACATGCGCTCCACAGAAAACATAATAGGAGGTACTACGGAAGAAATAATAATTCCATCAATGTCTCCAAAGGATATTCCTTCATGTGCGAAGAGGGACTTAATAACCATCCCATACTCATCTTCCGTTTTATTCCGACTCGTTTCAATTCGCCAATGATATTTCAATGTATCTTCGCTATATACACCAAGAACTGTATTGGTATTTCCTACGTCTAGTACAAAAATCATCATTTCACACTCCGCCAGATTATTCTCAAACATCATATCATACCGCCATATGGCTTGCCATCTGCAGGACTTTGACCCTTATTTTTAAATAGAAAACAGGTATTTCCAGAAGGAAATACCTGTTTGTCTTACTAATAATGATTAGCTCTTTTTATTATCTTCGTTTGAGAACGGTGTGTCTTCTTTAATCGGTTCTGTAGGAATAACTTCCTCAGATCGAACTTCAAGATTTTCCGATCCTCTTTCATCTAACGGGTTAAGAAGTGCTTCTTTTTCTTCCTTCTTAATGTTAATGTTCACTTTTACATCATCGTCTTTTCCCATATTGCCATTAAGGGCTGAATAAGAACGTTTCGGTAATGTTCCGTGATCGAAGAGATGTTTAATTTGTTCTGCATCCAACGTCTCAATATCGAGCAATGTTTTCGCTATTACATCAAGCTTATCACGTTTTTCAGTGATAATTTTTGTTGCACGAGCGTACGCCTCTTTGATAATACGTTGAATTTCAAGATCAATTTCATAGGCAATCGCGTCTGAATAATTTTGTTCATTATTGAAATCGCGGCCTAAGAATACATTTCCACCCTGTGTAGATCCAAATTGAAGCGGTCCAAGTTT is a window encoding:
- a CDS encoding type III pantothenate kinase — protein: MMIFVLDVGNTNTVLGVYSEDTLKYHWRIETSRNKTEDEYGMVIKSLFAHEGISFGDIDGIIISSVVPPIMFSVERMCLKYFGMKPLVVGPGVKTGLNIKYDNPREVGADRIVNAVAGIHEYGSPLIIVDFGTATTYCYINEMKHYMGGAIAPGIGISTEALYTKAAKLPRIEIARPEGILGKNTVSAMQSGILYGYVGQVEGIVSRIKSQSETEPTVIATGGMAGLISNESDAIDIVDPFLTLKGLMLIYKRNREQ